The following coding sequences are from one Malaciobacter pacificus window:
- a CDS encoding CNNM domain-containing protein: MLLLTYFLIAVGISFLCSILEAVILSLTPAYVQSLTKTNPKLAKRLVRQKDNIDLSIGAILTLNTFAHTLGAAGVGAEAVKIFGEEFMFYISAILTLLILIFSEIIPKTIGAVYWKQLSGISSYLINILVFITYPLLLVMNKITAFISSKKDHKNITKEEIEAVVSMGESEGVLKEKDGNIIENILHLNSIKVKDIFTPRKVMFTLSLEDLKRISQNKIDNDLELEKLKEYSRVPIYDKNIDDIVGVLLSKEFFFDYIKNTRDIEKLVKPVYSVNENISVSRLLDLFLKKKEHLFMVVDNFGQTEGIVTLEDAMETVLGQEIIDELDKNIDLREIAKNS; this comes from the coding sequence ATGCTTTTACTAACATATTTTTTAATAGCTGTTGGAATATCTTTTTTATGCTCTATCTTAGAAGCTGTGATTTTGTCTTTAACTCCAGCTTATGTACAATCTTTGACAAAAACTAATCCTAAGTTGGCTAAAAGGTTAGTTAGACAAAAAGATAATATAGATTTATCAATTGGTGCAATATTAACTTTGAATACTTTTGCACATACTTTAGGGGCAGCTGGTGTTGGAGCTGAAGCTGTGAAGATTTTTGGTGAAGAGTTTATGTTTTATATTTCAGCTATTTTAACTCTACTTATTTTAATATTCTCTGAAATAATACCTAAAACAATTGGTGCAGTTTATTGGAAACAATTAAGTGGAATCAGTTCTTATCTTATTAATATATTAGTCTTTATTACCTATCCCTTACTTTTAGTGATGAACAAAATTACAGCTTTTATTTCTAGTAAAAAAGATCATAAAAATATTACTAAAGAAGAGATTGAAGCGGTAGTTAGTATGGGTGAAAGTGAAGGTGTTTTAAAAGAAAAAGATGGAAATATAATTGAAAATATACTTCATTTAAATTCAATTAAAGTAAAAGATATATTCACTCCAAGAAAAGTTATGTTTACATTAAGTCTTGAAGACTTAAAAAGAATTTCTCAAAATAAGATAGATAATGATTTAGAGTTAGAGAAGTTAAAAGAGTATTCAAGAGTACCTATTTATGATAAAAATATTGATGATATTGTTGGAGTTTTATTATCAAAAGAGTTTTTCTTTGATTATATAAAAAATACAAGGGATATTGAAAAGTTAGTAAAACCTGTTTATAGTGTAAATGAAAATATATCTGTTTCAAGATTACTAGACCTTTTTTTGAAAAAAAAGGAACACCTATTTATGGTTGTTGATAATTTTGGCCAAACAGAAGGAATAGTAACTTTAGAAGATGCAATGGAAACAGTACTAGGTCAAGAAATTATTGATGAATTAGATAAAAATATTGACTTACGAGAGATTGCAAAAAATAGTTAA
- a CDS encoding GGDEF domain-containing protein encodes MNSNKKITIIIFSMVTLLTILIVALVALGSRQSGYDSAKKRAYLTADIVKKSLTTHMVNGNMNQRDVFLESINDLKDINDLWIIRAKSVSEQFGESTLGNEYPKDAIDKKVLDTGKEEIVISESFTNASLRITIPYTASMHDKPNCLSCHNAKEGEVLGAISLSFDIEEDRIASISILLKIIAIITIFLIIILFYIVKRIKPYTSSFDGITDVLKQVHEGDYSVRAKQGVLKEDKEASLWVNELIEKLETVLTGIEKNLTAFVHNRSTNVNNDKLLTAQEIIKDISEIYNYKKTIETDLTKEDIYYRLTQVLKNKLKIEDFYIFENDLIKDERVVIYSTNNLKACCHINKNIKEHCRAERTDTIILSENFSEICRVANCKENNHYICIPFLINDQKSITIHIICKDENCLKHTKYQIGIIKKYLEETKPILESRMLMDVLRERNLIDGLTGLYNRKYLDEFIEKKMPIEVSKGTTYAIMFLDIDYFKMINDTYGHDAGDAILQKLSKTMKSSISENEFIIRFGGEEFLIIMKNPTEESALNLATKINNDFSKLVFTFNNESFSKTVSIGYAFYPTDTDQIWKCIKYADLCLYEAKETGRNKVIRFRPELLKNNDKEKY; translated from the coding sequence ATGAATTCAAATAAAAAAATAACTATTATAATATTCTCTATGGTAACTTTGTTAACAATATTAATTGTAGCACTTGTAGCACTTGGATCTAGGCAAAGTGGCTATGATAGTGCAAAAAAAAGAGCTTATTTAACAGCAGATATAGTTAAAAAGTCTTTAACCACTCATATGGTTAATGGGAATATGAATCAAAGGGATGTATTTTTAGAAAGTATCAATGATCTAAAAGATATCAATGATCTTTGGATAATAAGAGCTAAAAGTGTAAGTGAGCAATTTGGAGAATCAACACTTGGTAATGAATATCCAAAAGATGCCATAGATAAAAAAGTATTAGACACAGGAAAAGAAGAGATAGTAATAAGTGAATCTTTTACAAACGCTTCACTTAGAATCACTATTCCTTATACAGCATCTATGCATGATAAACCTAATTGTTTATCATGTCATAATGCAAAAGAGGGTGAAGTTTTAGGGGCTATATCATTAAGTTTCGATATTGAAGAAGATAGAATTGCAAGCATATCTATTTTATTAAAAATAATAGCTATTATAACTATATTTTTAATTATAATTCTATTTTATATAGTAAAAAGAATTAAACCTTATACTTCATCTTTTGATGGTATTACTGATGTTTTAAAACAAGTACACGAAGGTGATTATTCTGTTAGAGCAAAGCAAGGAGTTCTAAAAGAGGATAAAGAAGCTTCCTTATGGGTTAATGAATTAATAGAAAAACTTGAAACAGTTTTAACAGGAATTGAAAAAAATCTTACTGCATTTGTACATAATAGATCGACTAATGTTAATAATGATAAGCTACTTACAGCTCAAGAAATTATAAAAGATATATCTGAAATTTATAATTATAAAAAGACTATTGAAACAGATTTGACAAAAGAAGATATCTATTATAGATTAACACAAGTATTAAAAAACAAACTCAAAATAGAAGATTTTTATATTTTTGAAAATGATTTAATAAAAGATGAAAGAGTAGTAATCTATTCAACAAATAATCTAAAAGCATGTTGTCATATAAATAAAAATATAAAAGAGCATTGTAGAGCTGAAAGAACTGATACTATAATCTTATCAGAAAACTTTTCAGAAATTTGTAGAGTTGCAAATTGCAAAGAGAATAATCATTATATATGCATACCATTTTTAATAAATGATCAAAAAAGTATTACTATACACATAATTTGTAAAGATGAGAATTGTCTTAAACATACGAAATATCAAATAGGTATTATTAAAAAATATTTAGAAGAGACTAAACCTATTTTAGAAAGCAGAATGCTTATGGATGTCTTGAGAGAGAGAAATTTAATAGATGGTTTAACAGGACTTTATAATAGAAAATACCTTGATGAATTTATTGAGAAAAAAATGCCTATTGAAGTTTCGAAGGGTACAACTTATGCAATTATGTTCTTAGATATTGATTATTTTAAAATGATTAATGATACTTATGGACATGATGCTGGTGATGCAATTTTACAAAAACTTTCTAAAACAATGAAAAGCTCAATTAGTGAAAATGAGTTTATTATTAGATTTGGAGGGGAAGAGTTTTTAATTATTATGAAAAATCCAACTGAGGAGAGTGCATTAAATTTAGCAACGAAAATTAATAATGACTTTTCAAAATTAGTTTTCACATTTAATAATGAATCATTTAGTAAAACTGTAAGTATTGGATATGCTTTCTATCCAACTGACACAGATCAAATTTGGAAATGTATTAAATATGCTGATTTATGTTTATATGAAGCAAAAGAAACTGGAAGAAATAAAGTAATTAGATTTAGACCTGAATTACTAAAAAATAATGATAAAGAAAAGTATTAA
- the ypmT gene encoding protein YpmT: protein MCLVITLIFSALAYTFYTDGNMQGFYLNISIALLFLLLMTRNIIKEKKREK, encoded by the coding sequence ATGTGCTTAGTAATTACACTAATCTTTTCAGCACTTGCATATACTTTCTACACAGATGGTAATATGCAAGGCTTTTATTTAAATATATCTATTGCTTTACTATTCTTACTACTTATGACTAGAAATATAATAAAAGAGAAAAAAAGAGAAAAATAA
- the hisA gene encoding 1-(5-phosphoribosyl)-5-[(5-phosphoribosylamino)methylideneamino]imidazole-4-carboxamide isomerase — protein MDILPAIDLKDGKAVRLSKGLMDSAKIYSDEPWQVAKRFEELGSKWVHVVDLNGAFAGEPANLEQIKKIKENCNLKIEVGGGIRDEETIKMYVELGIDRLILGSIAVKDPQFVKDMAAKYPIAVGIDAMNGMVAVEGWAEVSTMKATDLAKEFANAGVEAIICTDISKDGMLCGVNVEFTESIALASGVDTIASGGVKDINDITNCKANGNIAGVIVGKAFYEGTLDLEEGFKAL, from the coding sequence ATGGATATTTTACCAGCGATTGATTTAAAAGATGGAAAAGCTGTAAGATTAAGTAAAGGGCTTATGGATAGTGCAAAAATCTATTCAGATGAGCCTTGGCAAGTTGCAAAAAGATTTGAAGAATTAGGTTCAAAATGGGTTCACGTTGTTGATTTAAATGGTGCTTTTGCAGGAGAGCCAGCAAATTTAGAACAAATCAAGAAAATCAAAGAGAACTGTAATTTAAAAATCGAAGTTGGTGGTGGTATCAGAGATGAAGAGACTATCAAAATGTATGTAGAACTTGGTATTGATAGATTAATCTTAGGTTCAATTGCTGTAAAAGATCCACAATTTGTAAAAGATATGGCTGCAAAATATCCAATTGCTGTTGGAATTGATGCTATGAATGGAATGGTAGCAGTTGAAGGTTGGGCAGAAGTTTCAACAATGAAGGCAACTGATTTAGCAAAAGAATTCGCAAATGCTGGAGTTGAAGCTATTATTTGTACTGATATTTCAAAAGATGGTATGCTTTGTGGTGTAAATGTAGAATTTACTGAATCAATTGCACTTGCTTCAGGAGTTGATACAATAGCTTCAGGTGGAGTAAAAGATATTAATGACATTACTAATTGTAAAGCAAATGGGAATATTGCTGGTGTGATTGTTGGTAAGGCCTTTTATGAAGGAACATTAGACCTAGAAGAAGGTTTCAAAGCCTTATAA
- a CDS encoding TIGR01777 family oxidoreductase — MKTIAITGASGFVGKSLRNYFTNRYYKVISIQRETLNDKNKLEEIINSSDIVINLAGANIINRWSESYKKLLYFSRIDTTKKVVEAIKSVKNKPKLFISTSAVGIYDNKSTYTETGNYSNDFLSNLCQDWEKEALKAKSEDTEVSIFRFGIVLGKDGGALVKMITPFKLGLGGVIGSGKQAFSFIHIEDLLEAYKFIIDNPTSKIFNLTAPCPTTNAGLTHALGKTLKRPTILPLPEFVLQLIFSEGAKVLTDGQSATPQNLLDLGFEFKYKTIEDTIEDLCK, encoded by the coding sequence ATGAAAACTATCGCTATAACAGGAGCTAGTGGTTTTGTAGGAAAAAGTCTTCGAAACTATTTTACAAACAGATACTATAAAGTTATCTCTATACAAAGAGAAACTTTAAATGATAAAAATAAATTAGAAGAGATAATTAACTCTTCTGATATAGTTATAAATCTTGCAGGTGCTAATATCATCAATAGATGGAGCGAATCTTATAAAAAACTTTTATATTTTAGTAGAATTGATACTACAAAAAAAGTTGTAGAAGCTATAAAAAGTGTCAAAAATAAACCAAAGCTTTTTATATCAACTTCTGCTGTTGGTATTTATGATAATAAAAGTACATACACAGAAACTGGTAATTACTCTAATGATTTTTTATCAAATCTTTGTCAAGATTGGGAAAAAGAAGCATTAAAAGCAAAAAGTGAAGATACAGAAGTATCAATATTTAGATTTGGGATTGTTCTTGGTAAAGATGGTGGAGCATTAGTAAAAATGATTACTCCATTTAAATTAGGTCTGGGTGGAGTAATTGGAAGTGGTAAACAAGCATTTTCATTTATTCACATTGAAGATTTACTTGAAGCATACAAATTTATTATAGATAATCCAACTTCTAAAATATTTAACTTAACTGCACCATGTCCAACTACAAATGCAGGTTTAACTCACGCTTTAGGTAAAACACTAAAAAGACCTACTATACTTCCATTACCAGAATTTGTTTTACAACTTATTTTTTCTGAGGGTGCAAAAGTATTAACTGATGGACAAAGTGCTACTCCACAGAATCTATTAGACCTTGGATTTGAATTTAAGTATAAAACAATTGAAGATACTATAGAAGATTTATGTAAATAA
- the hisH gene encoding imidazole glycerol phosphate synthase subunit HisH — protein MIGIIDYNMGNLASVYNACHLIDAKATIVKNPNELKNFDRVILPGVGAFGDAMEHLNETGMKEAIYEFAKSGKPMIGICLGMQLLFESSQEFGHSDGLGLIEGEVVKFDKSKMHEDHKIPHMGWNTIVNKEHPLFEGLKNPYLYFVHSYHAVTNEKNVIGTTTYGYEFVSAVNKENIYGFQPHPEKSHDNGLKILKNFMNI, from the coding sequence GTGATAGGAATTATTGATTATAATATGGGAAATCTAGCAAGTGTTTATAATGCTTGTCATTTAATTGATGCAAAAGCAACAATAGTTAAAAACCCAAATGAACTAAAAAATTTTGATAGAGTTATTTTACCTGGAGTTGGCGCATTTGGAGATGCTATGGAGCATCTAAATGAGACTGGCATGAAAGAAGCAATATATGAATTTGCAAAATCAGGAAAACCAATGATTGGTATTTGCTTAGGTATGCAACTACTTTTTGAAAGTTCTCAAGAGTTTGGTCACAGTGATGGACTTGGTTTAATTGAAGGTGAAGTTGTAAAATTTGATAAGTCAAAAATGCATGAAGATCACAAAATCCCTCATATGGGATGGAATACAATTGTAAATAAAGAACATCCTTTATTTGAAGGATTAAAAAACCCTTATTTATACTTTGTACACTCTTATCATGCAGTTACAAATGAGAAAAATGTGATTGGAACTACAACTTATGGTTATGAGTTTGTAAGTGCAGTTAATAAAGAAAATATTTATGGATTCCAACCACACCCTGAAAAATCTCATGATAATGGACTAAAAATTTTAAAAAACTTTATGAATATCTAA
- a CDS encoding ComF family protein, which translates to MLCLACKNLSFQIICKDCQNNLLTPSFHKREILPGFYNYSFYSLSELDDLISSKYYFHGDRVFNLLAKLSFAKFAQNFDFNEQIVAIPIDDHTRHEFSHTAVLAKHLKSKYIKPKYNCLKATNIVKYAGKDANYRENNPRKFKLTKLYNQTTILCDDIITTGATIKEAKIALEKQNNKVLFSLTLADAKL; encoded by the coding sequence ATGTTATGTCTAGCTTGTAAAAACTTATCTTTCCAGATTATTTGTAAAGATTGTCAAAACAATCTACTAACACCCTCTTTTCATAAAAGAGAAATTTTACCAGGATTTTATAATTACTCTTTTTATTCACTTTCGGAGCTTGATGATTTAATTAGCTCTAAATACTATTTCCATGGAGATAGAGTTTTTAATCTTTTAGCAAAATTATCATTTGCAAAATTTGCACAAAATTTTGATTTTAATGAGCAAATTGTAGCAATACCAATTGATGATCATACAAGACATGAATTTTCCCATACAGCTGTATTAGCAAAACATTTAAAATCAAAATATATAAAACCAAAATACAACTGCTTAAAAGCTACAAATATAGTTAAATACGCGGGAAAAGATGCTAACTATAGAGAAAATAATCCAAGAAAATTTAAATTAACAAAATTATATAATCAAACGACAATATTATGTGATGATATAATCACAACTGGTGCTACAATTAAAGAAGCTAAAATAGCTTTAGAAAAACAAAATAATAAAGTCCTCTTTTCTTTAACCCTAGCTGATGCAAAACTTTAG
- the lepA gene encoding translation elongation factor 4, translating into MQKNIRNFSIIAHIDHGKSTLADRIIQECGAVSDRELSSQMMDTMDIEQERGITIKAQSVRLKYVKDGQEYVLNLIDTPGHVDFSYEVSRSLASSEGALLIVDSTQGVEAQTIANVYIALDNDLELLPVVNKIDLPSADPIRVLEETEEAIGLDCTEHNLISAKTGVGVKDLIDSIVDRIPCPTGDENAPTKALIYDSWFDNYLGALALVRVYDGSIKKGQMLKMMNTKVEHPVLDLMYPHPLKREKTTELETGEIGIVVLGLKTLDGIAVGDTMTDAKNPTSEAIDGFEPAKPFVFAGIYPIETDKFEDLREALTKLQLNDSSISFEPESSAALGSGFRAGFLGMLHMEVIKERLEREFNLDLIATAPTVVYEVLKKDGERIVIQNPSELPEPNYIETIFEPYVKATILVPDEFLGNCIKLLNDKRGVQNKMDYLGKRVLLDYDIPMNEIVMDFYDKLKSTTKGYASFDYEPIGFRPGILQKLDIKVAGEVVDALSIIVPENKALSKGREFIKALKELIPRQLFEVAVQASIGNNIIARETVKSTGKNVTAKCYGGDITRKRKLLEKQKAGKKRMKAIGKVNVPQEAFMAVLKI; encoded by the coding sequence ATGCAAAAAAATATTAGAAATTTTAGTATTATTGCACATATTGACCACGGTAAATCTACTTTAGCAGACAGAATTATCCAAGAGTGTGGAGCAGTTAGTGATAGAGAGCTATCTTCACAAATGATGGATACTATGGATATTGAACAAGAGCGTGGTATTACAATTAAAGCACAAAGTGTTAGGTTAAAATATGTAAAAGATGGACAAGAGTATGTACTAAACTTAATTGATACTCCAGGTCACGTTGATTTTTCTTATGAAGTTAGTAGATCATTAGCTTCATCAGAAGGTGCATTATTAATTGTTGATTCAACTCAAGGTGTTGAAGCGCAAACTATTGCAAATGTTTACATTGCACTTGATAATGACTTAGAGCTTTTACCTGTAGTAAATAAAATTGACCTTCCAAGTGCTGATCCAATTAGAGTTTTAGAAGAGACTGAAGAAGCTATTGGACTTGATTGTACAGAACATAATCTGATTTCTGCAAAAACAGGAGTTGGAGTAAAAGATTTAATTGATTCTATTGTAGATAGAATCCCTTGCCCAACAGGTGATGAAAATGCACCTACAAAAGCACTTATATATGATTCATGGTTTGACAACTATTTGGGAGCTTTAGCACTTGTTAGAGTTTATGATGGAAGTATTAAAAAAGGTCAAATGCTAAAAATGATGAATACAAAAGTAGAACATCCAGTATTAGATTTAATGTATCCTCATCCATTAAAAAGAGAAAAAACAACTGAGCTTGAAACAGGAGAAATAGGAATTGTTGTGCTTGGTCTGAAAACTCTAGATGGTATTGCAGTAGGTGATACCATGACTGATGCAAAAAATCCAACTAGTGAAGCTATTGATGGATTTGAACCAGCTAAGCCATTTGTATTTGCAGGAATTTATCCAATTGAAACTGATAAATTTGAAGATTTAAGAGAAGCGCTTACTAAGCTTCAATTAAATGATTCATCTATTTCTTTTGAACCAGAAAGTTCAGCTGCACTTGGAAGTGGATTTAGAGCTGGTTTCTTAGGGATGCTTCATATGGAAGTTATTAAAGAAAGATTAGAAAGAGAATTTAATCTTGATTTAATTGCAACAGCACCTACAGTTGTTTATGAAGTATTAAAAAAAGATGGAGAAAGAATTGTTATTCAAAATCCTTCAGAACTACCAGAACCTAACTATATTGAGACTATTTTTGAACCATACGTAAAAGCTACAATATTAGTTCCTGATGAATTTTTAGGGAATTGTATTAAACTTTTAAATGATAAAAGAGGTGTTCAAAATAAAATGGATTACTTAGGTAAAAGAGTTTTACTTGATTATGATATTCCAATGAATGAAATTGTAATGGATTTTTATGATAAATTAAAATCAACTACAAAAGGTTACGCATCTTTTGATTATGAACCAATTGGATTTAGACCAGGAATTTTGCAAAAACTTGATATTAAAGTAGCTGGAGAAGTTGTTGATGCATTATCAATTATTGTTCCTGAAAATAAAGCTTTATCAAAGGGTAGAGAGTTTATTAAAGCCTTAAAAGAGTTAATTCCTAGACAATTATTTGAAGTTGCTGTTCAAGCATCTATTGGTAATAATATTATTGCAAGAGAAACTGTTAAATCAACAGGTAAAAATGTTACTGCTAAATGTTATGGTGGTGATATTACAAGAAAAAGAAAACTTTTAGAGAAACAAAAAGCTGGTAAAAAAAGAATGAAAGCTATTGGTAAAGTAAATGTACCGCAAGAAGCTTTTATGGCTGTTTTAAAAATTTAA
- a CDS encoding OmpA family protein, protein MKKVLLTTAFSASLIFAASSPSKDYSYELTPFAAGILSDSKINLEDDNYANAGISLAKNLDYKYIDQIELAYMRSDSLEYKGSGNTNVNRFFLNAVKQYPLTERLAAYALAGIGYQDVSQEITSHDDGGIVNYGIGLRYDIPYYGIALKGDIRHLYAFEETQDDFMYTIGLGMPLGKKYSETIAPVVPTVVEPVVTAPIVDGDDDNDGVLNSKDLCPNTAPGAIVDENGCELDDDNDGVVNKLDKCPNTSAGVKVNTDGCVNTVNLSINFDTNSSNIKGAYNADLEAFALIMKENPKLNAVIEAHTDSKGSENYNLKLSEQRANSAVKALEELGIDAMRLQAIGYGETQPIATNDTAEGRAANRRVTGLINQ, encoded by the coding sequence ATGAAAAAAGTCTTACTAACAACTGCTTTTAGTGCTTCACTAATATTTGCAGCAAGCTCTCCAAGTAAAGATTATTCATATGAACTTACTCCGTTTGCAGCGGGTATTTTAAGTGATAGTAAAATTAACTTAGAAGATGATAACTATGCAAATGCAGGAATTTCATTAGCAAAAAACTTAGACTACAAATATATAGACCAAATAGAATTAGCATATATGAGAAGTGATAGCTTAGAATATAAAGGTTCTGGAAATACAAATGTAAATAGATTCTTTTTAAATGCAGTGAAACAATACCCTTTAACAGAAAGATTAGCAGCATATGCTTTAGCAGGTATTGGTTACCAAGATGTATCTCAAGAAATCACTTCACATGATGATGGAGGAATTGTAAACTATGGTATTGGTTTAAGATATGATATTCCATACTATGGTATAGCTTTAAAAGGTGATATTAGACACTTATATGCATTTGAGGAAACTCAAGATGACTTTATGTACACTATTGGTTTAGGTATGCCTTTAGGTAAAAAATATAGTGAAACAATTGCTCCTGTAGTTCCAACAGTTGTTGAACCAGTTGTAACTGCTCCAATTGTAGATGGGGATGATGATAATGATGGGGTATTAAACTCAAAAGATTTATGTCCAAATACAGCACCAGGTGCAATTGTAGATGAAAATGGTTGTGAACTTGATGATGATAATGATGGGGTAGTTAATAAATTAGATAAATGTCCTAACACATCTGCAGGTGTAAAAGTAAATACAGATGGTTGTGTAAATACAGTAAATTTAAGTATTAATTTTGATACTAACTCTTCTAATATTAAAGGTGCATATAATGCAGATTTAGAAGCATTTGCTTTAATAATGAAAGAAAACCCAAAATTAAACGCAGTTATTGAAGCTCATACTGATTCAAAAGGTTCTGAAAATTATAACTTAAAATTATCAGAGCAAAGAGCAAATTCAGCTGTTAAAGCACTTGAAGAATTAGGTATTGATGCAATGAGATTACAAGCAATAGGATATGGTGAAACACAACCAATTGCAACAAATGATACAGCTGAGGGTAGAGCTGCTAATAGAAGAGTTACTGGATTAATCAATCAATAA
- a CDS encoding OmpA family protein, translated as MKKILLSSVVCASMMFAASDYKYEITPMFSTAFPEHNTDLPDAYANAGLALGFNQTDSFFDQIELGFLRSIEDVEYQNAFRDTGVTRVFTNFIKEYDLSSSFSLYTLVGAGVEIFDDEFAGNEDGLFGNYGFGVKLPVYNDISFKADLRHLIETDHGDNTLLYTVGLAIPFGKIAKPAPVVTPAPLDSDNDGVIDAKDKCPNTVAGATVDANGCELDDDKDGVVNRLDKCPNTIAGAKVDNTGCMTLVNLNINFDTDSAKIKPSYDSKLEAFATMMKTNTMLKATIEAHTDSVGSAKYNQKLSEKRAASTIEALKALNVDTSRLNAVGYGETKPVASNMTKEGRAENRRVTAVINK; from the coding sequence ATGAAAAAAATATTATTATCATCAGTTGTATGTGCATCAATGATGTTCGCTGCAAGTGATTACAAATACGAAATAACGCCAATGTTTAGTACAGCTTTCCCTGAGCATAATACTGATTTACCAGATGCTTATGCAAATGCAGGTTTAGCTTTAGGTTTTAATCAAACTGACTCTTTCTTTGATCAAATTGAATTAGGTTTCTTAAGATCAATTGAAGATGTAGAATACCAAAATGCATTTAGAGATACTGGTGTAACTAGAGTATTTACTAACTTTATTAAAGAGTATGACTTAAGTTCATCTTTCTCTTTATATACATTAGTTGGTGCAGGTGTTGAAATTTTTGATGATGAATTTGCTGGAAATGAAGATGGCTTATTTGGTAATTATGGTTTTGGTGTAAAATTACCAGTTTACAATGATATTTCATTTAAAGCTGATTTAAGACATTTAATTGAAACAGATCATGGAGATAACACATTATTATACACTGTTGGTTTAGCTATTCCATTTGGAAAAATTGCAAAACCAGCTCCTGTTGTAACTCCAGCTCCATTAGATTCAGATAATGATGGTGTGATTGATGCTAAAGATAAATGTCCTAATACTGTTGCAGGTGCAACTGTTGATGCAAATGGATGTGAATTAGATGATGATAAAGATGGTGTAGTAAATAGATTAGACAAATGTCCTAATACAATTGCTGGTGCTAAAGTTGATAATACTGGTTGTATGACACTTGTTAACTTAAACATTAACTTTGATACAGATTCTGCGAAAATTAAACCTTCGTATGATTCAAAATTAGAAGCATTTGCTACTATGATGAAAACGAATACTATGTTAAAAGCTACAATTGAAGCACATACTGATTCAGTTGGATCTGCAAAATATAATCAAAAATTATCAGAAAAAAGAGCTGCTTCTACAATTGAAGCATTAAAAGCATTAAATGTTGACACTTCAAGATTAAATGCAGTTGGTTATGGTGAAACTAAACCTGTTGCATCTAACATGACAAAAGAAGGAAGAGCAGAAAATAGAAGAGTTACTGCTGTAATTAATAAATAA
- a CDS encoding ribose-phosphate pyrophosphokinase — MSTFKLFSGSANPEFATKVAQYLSMKVSSATLNKFSDGEISVQITESVRGLDVFIIQPTCAPTNDNLMELLIMVDALKRSSAKSISAVIPYYGYARQDRKAAPRVPITAKLTADLLEAAGIDRVVTIDLHAAQIQGFFNIPADNLFGSILFVNYIKTKKLKNPIIASPDIGGVARARSYADKLGYDLVIVDKKREKANVSEVMNIIGDVKGKDVILVDDMVDTAGTLVKAAEVLKKKGATSVMACCTHGVLSGPAYDRIENGVLDELVVSDTIPIKEGAKKITVLTASTMIGETIRRIHNNESVNSIFIA; from the coding sequence ATGTCAACATTCAAACTTTTTAGTGGTTCAGCAAACCCTGAATTCGCAACAAAAGTAGCACAATACTTAAGTATGAAAGTATCAAGTGCAACATTAAATAAATTTAGTGATGGAGAAATATCTGTACAAATTACAGAAAGCGTTAGAGGTCTTGATGTATTTATTATTCAACCAACATGTGCTCCAACAAATGACAATCTAATGGAACTACTAATTATGGTAGATGCCCTAAAAAGATCAAGTGCAAAATCTATTTCTGCAGTTATTCCATATTATGGATATGCAAGACAAGATAGAAAAGCAGCACCTAGAGTTCCAATTACAGCAAAATTAACAGCTGACTTATTAGAAGCTGCTGGAATTGATAGAGTTGTAACTATTGATTTACACGCTGCACAAATTCAAGGATTCTTTAACATTCCTGCAGATAACTTATTTGGTTCAATTTTATTTGTAAACTACATTAAGACAAAGAAATTGAAAAATCCTATTATTGCAAGTCCAGATATTGGAGGGGTTGCTAGAGCTAGAAGTTATGCAGATAAATTAGGATATGATTTAGTAATTGTTGATAAAAAAAGAGAAAAAGCTAATGTATCTGAAGTTATGAATATCATTGGTGATGTAAAAGGTAAAGATGTTATCTTAGTTGATGATATGGTTGATACTGCTGGTACTTTAGTAAAAGCTGCTGAAGTATTAAAGAAAAAAGGTGCTACTTCTGTTATGGCATGTTGTACTCATGGTGTATTAAGTGGACCTGCTTATGATAGAATAGAGAATGGTGTTTTAGATGAATTAGTTGTTTCAGATACAATTCCAATTAAAGAAGGAGCTAAAAAAATTACAGTTTTAACAGCTTCAACAATGATTGGAGAAACTATTAGAAGAATCCATAATAACGAATCTGTAAACTCTATTTTTATAGCTTAA